One Peptostreptococcus equinus genomic window carries:
- the rpsT gene encoding 30S ribosomal protein S20: MANIKSAKKRISVIDKKTALNRVRKSQIKTAIKKFDEAVVAGNKEEAVAKFQTAQKKIYQVASKGTIHKNAADRKVSKLANRLNSMNA; the protein is encoded by the coding sequence ATGGCAAATATTAAATCTGCAAAAAAGAGAATCAGTGTTATAGATAAGAAGACTGCTCTTAACAGAGTTAGAAAATCTCAGATAAAGACAGCTATAAAGAAATTCGACGAAGCAGTTGTTGCAGGAAACAAAGAAGAAGCAGTAGCTAAATTCCAGACAGCTCAGAAGAAGATATATCAGGTAGCATCTAAGGGAACTATCCATAAGAATGCAGCTGATAGAAAGGTTTCAAAGTTAGCTAACAGATTAAACTCTATGAACGCTTAA
- the lepA gene encoding translation elongation factor 4 has product MTDRQSRTRNFSIIAHIDHGKSTLADRLIQNTGLVAEREMKSQLLDNMDLERERGITIKLQNVRLLYKAKDGETYHLNLIDTPGHVDFNYEVSRSLAACEGALLVVDAAQGVEAQTLANVYLALEQDLEIIPVINKIDLPSARPDYVKNEIEDLIGLDCSEAPLVSAKNNINTEDVLEAIVKSVPAPKGDSNEPLKALIFDSYYDPYKGVVAYVRIFEGTVKKGMTIEMMNSKKKFEVTEVGVMAPNATELEDLTAGDVGYIAASIKDIRSCRVGDTITDAHNRTSEALPGYKKATPMVYCGIYPGEGEKYENVRDALEKLQINDAALEFESESSAALGFGFRCGFLGLLHMEIIQERLEREFDLNIITTAPSVIYKVTKLDGEQLMIQNPANLPEPAEISVIEEPIVNSDIIVPKEYVGVVMELCQERRGTMKDMEYIDDTRVMLHYELPLNEVIYDFFDALKSRTRGYGSIDYEMKGYVPSTLVKMDILINKEQVDALSFIIHESRAFVRGKAMCEKLKEEIPRHQFPVPIQAAVGNKVIARETVAAYRKDVLAKCYGGDISRKRKLLEKQKEGKKRMRQIGNVEVPQKAFMSVLKLDD; this is encoded by the coding sequence TTGACAGATAGACAGAGTAGAACGAGAAATTTTAGTATAATTGCTCATATAGATCACGGAAAATCAACTTTAGCAGATAGATTAATTCAAAATACAGGACTAGTAGCAGAAAGAGAAATGAAGTCTCAGCTATTGGATAATATGGATTTGGAAAGAGAAAGAGGAATTACAATCAAGCTACAGAACGTCAGATTACTTTATAAGGCAAAAGATGGAGAGACTTACCATTTAAATCTAATAGATACACCAGGACATGTAGACTTTAACTACGAGGTATCTAGAAGTTTGGCAGCCTGTGAAGGAGCACTTCTAGTAGTGGATGCTGCACAGGGAGTAGAGGCACAAACTTTGGCAAATGTGTATCTAGCTTTAGAACAAGATTTAGAAATTATACCAGTAATTAATAAGATTGATTTACCAAGTGCAAGACCAGATTATGTGAAAAATGAAATAGAAGATTTAATAGGATTAGATTGTAGTGAGGCGCCTTTGGTGTCAGCAAAAAATAATATAAATACAGAAGATGTATTAGAGGCAATTGTAAAATCAGTTCCTGCTCCAAAAGGAGACTCTAATGAACCACTTAAAGCTTTGATATTTGATTCATACTATGATCCATATAAGGGTGTTGTTGCTTATGTAAGAATTTTTGAAGGAACTGTTAAAAAAGGCATGACGATAGAGATGATGAATAGTAAGAAAAAGTTTGAAGTTACAGAAGTTGGTGTGATGGCACCAAATGCTACAGAACTTGAAGACCTGACTGCAGGGGATGTTGGGTATATTGCAGCAAGTATAAAAGATATCAGAAGTTGTCGTGTAGGTGATACTATTACAGATGCACATAATAGAACCAGTGAAGCTTTGCCAGGATATAAAAAGGCTACTCCTATGGTATATTGTGGTATTTATCCAGGCGAAGGTGAAAAATATGAGAATGTAAGAGATGCTTTAGAAAAATTACAGATAAATGATGCAGCTTTAGAGTTTGAATCAGAATCATCAGCAGCCTTAGGTTTTGGGTTTAGGTGCGGTTTTCTGGGACTTTTACATATGGAAATAATACAAGAAAGACTAGAAAGAGAATTTGATTTAAATATAATTACCACTGCACCATCAGTAATATACAAGGTTACAAAGCTAGATGGAGAACAGTTGATGATACAAAATCCTGCAAACTTACCAGAACCTGCTGAAATAAGTGTTATTGAAGAACCAATAGTAAACAGTGATATTATTGTTCCAAAAGAATATGTAGGTGTAGTGATGGAATTGTGCCAAGAGAGAAGAGGTACAATGAAGGATATGGAATATATAGATGATACAAGAGTAATGCTTCACTATGAATTGCCACTAAATGAAGTAATATATGATTTTTTTGATGCCTTAAAATCTAGAACAAGAGGATATGGATCTATTGATTATGAAATGAAGGGTTATGTACCATCTACTCTAGTAAAGATGGATATATTAATAAACAAAGAGCAGGTGGATGCACTAAGCTTTATAATACATGAATCGAGAGCCTTTGTAAGAGGTAAGGCTATGTGCGAAAAACTTAAGGAAGAGATCCCTAGACATCAGTTTCCTGTGCCAATTCAGGCAGCTGTTGGAAACAAGGTAATAGCTAGAGAAACGGTAGCAGCTTATAGAAAAGACGTTCTTGCTAAATGTTATGGTGGAGATATTTCTAGAAAGAGAAAGTTACTTGAAAAGCAGAAAGAAGGTAAGAAGAGAATGCGTCAGATTGGTAACGTAGAGGTACCACAAAAAGCATTTATGTCAGTTCTTAAATTAGATGATTAA
- a CDS encoding ComEC/Rec2 family competence protein: MRRFGVIFFICVILFNLEFYYDEYKKEKLYIENMDKKIYQGSFKNEKRATDHVELENIKIKNIIKKEESIQYISDNIIINDFKKKDTFRIGDIISLSGKKQDLDNLHIKKFNYGRYLKSQDFTESIILEYGQKESTSNYFEMIGKFKNEIIDINKIMFKQNSAILNSMLLADKSGLTQDEKYIFSDTGTSHIMAISGLHIGIIVGVLVAVFGSMNRFRNIFIIYTILFIYNQVIGGGPSTMRAILMCTGASISYYLKRDLDLVNLIFVLAGFLIAMNKYIIYNISFDLSYLSVLSIVVFKKYIKEYVYSNFLAISLSVSILTMPLVLYVFNSISLITILANAIVVPLLGVIIVLDIFTIITYKISFIISSLFSLTDNLLLNFLKKVLSILGADGFNNFNLTNVDIKLILIYYFYILMISIYLERKYIKLNIYENSQNLNL, encoded by the coding sequence ATGAGAAGATTTGGAGTAATCTTTTTTATATGTGTGATATTATTTAATCTAGAATTTTATTATGATGAGTACAAAAAAGAAAAGTTATATATTGAAAATATGGATAAAAAAATATATCAAGGATCATTTAAAAATGAAAAACGAGCTACAGATCATGTAGAATTAGAGAACATAAAAATTAAGAATATAATTAAAAAAGAAGAATCAATACAATATATAAGCGATAACATAATTATAAATGACTTCAAAAAAAAGGATACATTTAGAATTGGAGATATAATTAGCCTATCGGGGAAAAAACAAGATTTAGATAATTTGCATATAAAAAAATTTAATTACGGAAGATATTTAAAATCTCAAGACTTTACCGAGTCAATTATATTGGAATATGGTCAAAAAGAATCAACTAGTAATTATTTTGAAATGATTGGAAAGTTTAAAAATGAAATTATAGATATCAATAAAATTATGTTCAAACAAAATTCTGCAATATTAAATTCTATGCTATTAGCAGATAAGTCAGGTCTAACACAAGATGAAAAATATATATTTTCAGATACTGGTACTAGTCATATAATGGCAATATCTGGTCTGCATATAGGAATTATTGTTGGTGTTTTAGTTGCTGTTTTTGGATCGATGAATAGATTTAGAAATATATTTATCATATATACAATTCTGTTTATTTATAATCAAGTAATTGGTGGAGGACCATCAACAATGAGGGCTATATTGATGTGTACAGGAGCAAGTATAAGCTATTACTTAAAGAGGGACTTAGATTTGGTAAATCTAATATTTGTATTGGCTGGTTTTTTAATAGCGATGAACAAATATATAATCTATAATATATCCTTTGATTTAAGCTATTTATCAGTCCTATCTATTGTTGTGTTTAAAAAATATATAAAGGAATATGTATACAGCAATTTTTTAGCTATTTCACTCTCTGTATCTATACTGACTATGCCTTTGGTATTGTATGTTTTCAATAGTATATCTTTGATTACTATACTTGCTAATGCTATTGTCGTACCACTATTAGGTGTAATAATAGTTTTGGATATATTTACAATAATAACATATAAAATATCTTTTATAATATCTTCATTATTTTCCCTAACTGATAATCTGTTATTAAACTTTTTGAAGAAAGTTTTGAGTATTTTAGGTGCAGATGGTTTTAATAATTTTAATTTGACTAATGTTGATATAAAATTAATATTAATATATTATTTTTATATTCTTATGATAAGCATATATTTAGAGAGAAAATATATAAAATTAAATATATATGAAAATTCACAGAATTTAAACTTATAG
- the holA gene encoding DNA polymerase III subunit delta: MNRVDLLNDIEENKIENIYLLYGRETYLLEELENKFIDLINPDMKDFNLSIIDGKETDIESIRTAVETLPFMDERRYVIIKDLDLLLGKKKNFTEADEQSLIKLLDNFPDTSCLIFIVYGQIDSRKSIVKKIKEKSKTLELKKLEDIEILRWCQDKFSNTDVSIQNSDIAYFIELSGYRDRISEMTLSDMENEINKLVAFVGKGNTIDKNAINQMLKSKSENDIFLLIDYIANKNSKRAYKVLEDLMENGESVLGILARLSKNFNQVLQVKDLNSKRLTNNLMIKTMGIHPFTLNKLIRQSKNYEYNSIISILNSIAEADYKIKNGLMNDRLCIEIIIAKYCK; this comes from the coding sequence ATGAATAGAGTAGATTTACTTAATGATATAGAAGAAAATAAAATTGAAAATATATATTTGTTGTACGGAAGAGAGACATATTTATTAGAGGAATTGGAAAATAAATTTATAGATCTAATAAATCCAGATATGAAAGATTTCAATTTATCAATTATAGATGGCAAGGAAACAGATATTGAAAGTATTAGAACTGCTGTTGAAACATTACCATTTATGGATGAGAGAAGATATGTAATAATAAAAGATTTAGATTTGCTATTGGGAAAGAAAAAGAATTTTACAGAGGCTGATGAGCAAAGTCTAATAAAATTATTGGACAATTTTCCTGACACATCTTGTCTGATTTTTATTGTATATGGTCAAATAGATAGTAGAAAATCAATAGTCAAAAAAATTAAAGAAAAATCTAAAACCCTTGAATTAAAGAAGTTAGAGGATATAGAAATATTAAGATGGTGTCAGGATAAGTTTTCAAATACAGATGTAAGCATTCAAAACTCTGATATTGCATATTTTATAGAATTAAGTGGATACAGGGATAGAATTTCAGAAATGACTCTATCTGATATGGAAAATGAAATAAATAAATTAGTAGCTTTCGTAGGAAAGGGAAATACAATAGATAAGAATGCAATTAATCAAATGTTAAAAAGTAAATCAGAAAATGATATTTTCTTATTGATTGATTATATAGCAAATAAAAATTCAAAACGTGCTTATAAGGTACTGGAAGATTTAATGGAAAATGGAGAATCTGTGTTAGGGATATTGGCTAGACTATCAAAGAACTTTAACCAAGTACTTCAAGTTAAAGATTTAAATTCCAAAAGGTTAACAAATAATTTAATGATTAAGACTATGGGAATTCATCCATTTACACTTAATAAGCTAATTAGACAGTCAAAAAATTATGAATATAATTCTATAATAAGTATTTTAAATTCTATAGCAGAGGCCGATTATAAAATAAAAAATGGTTTAATGAATGATAGATTATGTATAGAAATAATAATTGCTAAATATTGTAAGTAA